One window from the genome of Pandoraea fibrosis encodes:
- the fdnG gene encoding formate dehydrogenase-N subunit alpha, giving the protein MLNMSRRQFLKVSGATLAGSSLAMLGFAPDAALAEVRQFKLARATETRNTCPYCSVACGILMYSYGDGAKNAKKSVFHIEGDPDHPVNRGTLCPKGASLIDFIHSPNRLKYPEYRKPGSDKWERISWDDALDRISKLMKADRDANFVEKTDDGMTVNRWTTTGMLAASASSNEVGYLTHKVIRSTGMLGFDNQARVUHGPTVAGLAPTFGRGAMTNHWVDIKNADLVLIMGGNAAEAHPCGFKWVTEAKAHNKARLIVVDPRFNRSASVADYYAPIRTGTDIVFLGGLINYLLTNDKIQHEYVKNYTDFTFLVKDEFTFEDGIYSGYNAEKRTYDRSSWDYQKGADGFVLTDPTLQHPRTVFQLMKQHYSRYTIDMVERVCGTPADKVEYIFKQIAECSTPTRTMTIMYALGWTQHSIGSQMIRTGAMVQLLLGNIGVAGGGMNALRGHSNIQGLTDLGLMTDLLPGYMSLPKQAEQSVEQYLTARTQKPLRPNQLSYWQNYPKFYVSLMKAWWGDAATAENHWGYDYLPKLDKPYDLLQVLELMNQGKMTGYIAQGFNPIAAAPGKFKWDQALAKLKFLVVMDPLATETSEFWKNFGEHNNVDSSKIQTEVFRLPTTCFAEEDGALVNSGRWLQWHWKGAEPPGEARTDIEIMSGLFLRLREMYKTQGGKYPDPIVNLSWPYAQPASPSPEEIAKEYNGRALKDIVDPKDPTKVTRKAGEQLSGFAELKDDGSTSSGCWIFAGAWTQAGNQMARRDNSDPTGIGQTLNWAWAWPANRRILYNRASADVAGKPFNPKHKLISWNGRAWVGSDVPDFKVDEDPAGGMGPFIMNPEGVARFFAKAGMAEGPFPEHYEPFETPLGYNPLHPKQPKATSNPGARVFPDDLATMGTADKFPYVATTYRLTEHFHYWTKHALLNSIIQPEQFVEIGEALAKEIGIVAGDTVKVSSNRGFIKAKAVVTKRIRALKVDGKTIHHVGIPIHWGFKGVAKPGFLANTLTPIVGDGNSQTPEFKSFLVKVEKA; this is encoded by the coding sequence ATGCTAAACATGTCCAGGCGCCAGTTTCTCAAAGTGAGTGGCGCAACGCTGGCAGGGTCCAGCCTGGCAATGCTCGGGTTCGCGCCCGACGCGGCGCTGGCAGAAGTCCGCCAGTTCAAGCTCGCGCGAGCGACGGAAACCCGTAATACCTGTCCGTACTGTTCCGTCGCTTGCGGCATCCTCATGTACAGCTACGGCGACGGTGCCAAGAACGCGAAGAAAAGCGTTTTCCACATCGAAGGCGATCCCGATCACCCGGTCAACCGCGGCACGCTGTGCCCGAAGGGTGCCAGCCTGATCGACTTCATCCACAGCCCGAACCGCCTGAAGTACCCCGAGTACCGCAAGCCGGGCTCCGACAAGTGGGAACGCATCTCCTGGGACGACGCGCTCGATCGCATCTCCAAGCTGATGAAGGCGGATCGCGATGCCAATTTCGTCGAAAAGACCGACGATGGCATGACGGTCAACCGCTGGACGACGACCGGCATGCTGGCCGCGTCGGCGTCGAGCAACGAAGTCGGTTATCTCACGCACAAAGTCATCCGCAGTACCGGGATGCTGGGATTCGACAATCAGGCACGTGTCTGACATGGCCCGACGGTGGCAGGTCTTGCCCCGACGTTTGGCCGTGGAGCGATGACGAACCATTGGGTCGACATCAAGAACGCGGATCTGGTACTTATCATGGGCGGCAACGCCGCCGAGGCACACCCGTGCGGTTTCAAATGGGTGACCGAGGCGAAGGCGCACAACAAGGCGCGCCTGATCGTCGTTGACCCGCGCTTCAACCGTTCGGCATCGGTCGCGGACTATTACGCCCCGATTCGTACCGGCACGGATATCGTCTTCCTTGGCGGGTTGATCAACTACCTGCTCACGAACGACAAGATTCAGCACGAATACGTCAAGAACTACACCGACTTCACCTTCCTGGTGAAAGACGAGTTCACGTTCGAAGACGGCATCTACTCGGGCTATAACGCCGAGAAACGCACCTACGACCGCAGCTCCTGGGATTACCAGAAGGGCGCGGACGGCTTCGTGCTCACCGACCCCACGCTGCAACATCCGCGTACCGTCTTCCAGTTGATGAAGCAGCACTACTCGCGCTACACGATCGATATGGTCGAGCGGGTGTGCGGCACACCGGCAGACAAGGTCGAGTACATCTTCAAGCAGATTGCCGAGTGCTCCACGCCTACGCGCACCATGACCATCATGTACGCGTTGGGCTGGACGCAGCACTCCATCGGCTCGCAGATGATTCGCACCGGCGCGATGGTGCAACTGCTGTTGGGCAACATCGGTGTGGCCGGCGGCGGCATGAATGCGCTGCGCGGTCACTCCAACATCCAGGGTCTGACCGATCTGGGGTTGATGACCGACCTGTTGCCGGGCTACATGTCCTTGCCGAAGCAGGCCGAGCAGAGCGTTGAGCAATATCTGACGGCACGCACGCAAAAGCCGTTACGTCCGAACCAGCTCAGCTATTGGCAGAACTATCCGAAGTTCTACGTGAGCCTGATGAAGGCGTGGTGGGGCGATGCGGCGACTGCCGAGAACCACTGGGGCTACGACTATCTCCCCAAGCTCGACAAGCCGTATGACCTGCTGCAGGTGCTCGAGTTGATGAACCAGGGGAAGATGACCGGCTACATCGCGCAGGGCTTCAACCCGATCGCCGCTGCACCGGGCAAGTTCAAGTGGGATCAGGCGCTTGCCAAGCTCAAGTTCCTCGTCGTCATGGATCCGCTGGCGACCGAAACGTCGGAGTTCTGGAAGAATTTCGGCGAGCACAACAACGTCGACTCCAGCAAGATTCAGACGGAAGTCTTCCGCCTGCCGACGACCTGCTTCGCCGAGGAAGACGGTGCACTGGTCAACTCCGGCCGCTGGTTGCAATGGCACTGGAAGGGGGCTGAGCCGCCGGGCGAAGCGCGCACCGACATCGAGATCATGAGCGGGCTGTTCCTGCGCCTGCGCGAGATGTACAAGACGCAGGGCGGCAAGTATCCCGACCCGATCGTCAACCTCTCGTGGCCGTATGCACAGCCGGCGAGCCCGTCGCCGGAGGAAATCGCCAAGGAATACAACGGCCGAGCACTCAAGGACATCGTCGATCCGAAGGACCCGACCAAGGTCACGCGCAAGGCCGGCGAGCAATTGTCCGGTTTCGCGGAACTCAAGGACGACGGCAGCACGTCGTCGGGTTGCTGGATCTTCGCAGGGGCATGGACGCAGGCGGGTAACCAGATGGCCCGGCGCGACAACAGCGATCCGACCGGCATCGGCCAGACGCTGAACTGGGCCTGGGCCTGGCCGGCCAACCGGCGCATTCTGTACAACCGCGCCTCGGCCGACGTAGCGGGCAAGCCGTTCAACCCGAAGCACAAGCTCATTTCGTGGAACGGCCGCGCGTGGGTGGGTTCCGATGTGCCCGACTTCAAGGTGGATGAAGATCCGGCCGGCGGCATGGGCCCGTTCATCATGAACCCCGAAGGCGTGGCGCGCTTCTTCGCGAAGGCGGGTATGGCCGAAGGGCCGTTCCCCGAGCACTACGAGCCGTTCGAGACGCCGCTGGGCTACAACCCGTTGCATCCGAAGCAGCCCAAGGCCACCAGCAATCCGGGCGCCCGCGTCTTTCCGGACGATCTGGCAACGATGGGTACGGCGGATAAATTCCCCTACGTGGCAACGACTTACCGTCTGACCGAGCACTTCCACTACTGGACCAAGCACGCGTTGCTCAATTCGATCATCCAGCCGGAGCAGTTCGTCGAGATCGGCGAAGCGCTCGCGAAGGAAATCGGCATTGTGGCGGGCGACACGGTCAAGGTGTCGTCCAACCGGGGCTTCATCAAGGCCAAGGCTGTCGTGACCAAACGCATTCGGGCGCTCAAGGTGGACGGCAAGACGATTCACCATGTGGGCATTCCGATTCACTGGGGCTTCAAGGGGGTGGCCAAACCCGGGTTCCTCGCGAACACGCTTACGCCGATCGTTGGCGATGGCAATTCGCAGACCCCCGAGTTCAAGTCGTTCCTGGTGAAAGTCGAGAAGGCATAG
- a CDS encoding paraquat-inducible protein A translates to MTNLIACPNCDTLHRRMDLPPHETARCVRCHSVLYRSPDLRLSRVLALTVTCLIVFAIANAFPIVEIEVQGIYTETTLVGAAWALYREGMWLVALLVFATTVLFPLSQLLALVHLIAPLSMGRRPYAVFEVMRAIEFCRPWGMIEVFMLGVLVSLVKLSAMASVLPGVALWAFGALTMLLALVLSYDLRNLWIVIDRTPDPNAARASQSRVEQR, encoded by the coding sequence GTGACGAACCTGATCGCCTGTCCGAACTGCGACACGCTGCATCGTCGCATGGACTTGCCGCCGCACGAGACTGCGCGCTGCGTGCGCTGCCATTCGGTTCTTTACCGCTCCCCCGATCTGCGCCTGTCGCGCGTGCTGGCGCTGACGGTGACCTGCCTGATCGTGTTCGCGATTGCGAATGCCTTCCCCATTGTCGAAATCGAGGTGCAGGGCATCTATACAGAGACCACCCTCGTGGGCGCCGCCTGGGCGCTCTACCGCGAGGGCATGTGGCTCGTCGCCCTGCTGGTCTTCGCCACGACCGTGCTGTTTCCCCTGTCGCAACTGCTCGCCCTGGTGCATCTGATCGCCCCGCTCTCGATGGGCCGGCGCCCTTACGCGGTCTTCGAGGTCATGCGGGCCATCGAATTCTGCCGCCCGTGGGGCATGATCGAAGTCTTCATGCTGGGCGTACTGGTTTCGCTGGTCAAACTCTCGGCCATGGCGAGCGTGCTGCCCGGCGTGGCGCTCTGGGCCTTCGGCGCCCTCACGATGCTGCTGGCACTGGTGCTGTCATACGACCTGCGCAATCTCTGGATCGTGATCGACCGCACGCCGGACCCGAACGCGGCCCGCGCCTCACAATCGCGGGTGGAGCAACGATGA
- a CDS encoding paraquat-inducible protein A, producing MKYLSAKDAGLVACHACGRLSREVKTVEKERCPRCGAVLHQRKVDSLARTWALLIAAAILYIPANVLPMMQTRSLLGNSSDTIMSGVIYFWTSGEYDLAIVVFTASILVPMLKLIALSLLCFTAQRGTGWKPHQRTKLYHMVEFIGRWSMLDVFVVALMVALVNIQSLAVIQAGPGIVAFGSVVVLTMLASMQFDPRLIWDQIRDDDTEQDDHD from the coding sequence ATGAAATACCTTTCCGCCAAGGATGCAGGCCTCGTGGCATGCCACGCGTGCGGACGGCTCTCGCGCGAAGTCAAGACCGTCGAAAAGGAGCGCTGCCCGCGCTGTGGCGCCGTTCTGCACCAGCGCAAGGTCGACAGTCTCGCCCGCACCTGGGCCTTGCTGATTGCCGCCGCGATCCTGTACATTCCCGCCAACGTACTGCCCATGATGCAGACACGCTCGCTGCTCGGAAACTCCAGCGACACCATCATGAGCGGGGTGATCTATTTCTGGACGAGCGGAGAATACGATCTAGCCATCGTCGTCTTCACGGCGAGCATTCTCGTCCCGATGCTCAAGCTCATTGCGCTGTCGCTGCTGTGCTTCACCGCGCAGCGCGGCACCGGCTGGAAACCCCATCAACGTACCAAGCTGTATCACATGGTCGAGTTCATCGGCCGCTGGTCGATGCTCGATGTCTTCGTCGTCGCGCTGATGGTCGCGCTCGTGAACATTCAATCGCTGGCCGTGATTCAGGCCGGCCCGGGCATCGTGGCCTTCGGCTCGGTGGTGGTGCTCACGATGCTGGCCTCCATGCAGTTCGACCCTCGCCTGATCTGGGATCAGATTCGAGACGACGATACCGAACAGGACGATCATGACTGA